GTGCCGCCCGAGGTCTGGACCACCGGGCAGTTCATCAACATGGCAAGGTCCTTGACCGCCGCGCCCATGCGCGTGGTGTGGACCGCATGGCCGAGCAGCAGGAGCGGGTTCTTCGCCTCGCCGATCAGCTTCACGGCCTCGCGCACCTTGTCGATGTCCGCGCCCTGGTTGACGAGGCGGTAGCTTGCGGGCGCCGCCACTTCGGGGAGGTCAAGCTCCTCGAGGATCACGTGGGCGGGATATTCGATGTACGAGGGACCGGGACGTCCCGAGAGCGCCTGGCGGATCGCCTCGCGCACGATCTCGTCGGTCTGGTCGGCATATTCGATCGAGCCCGAGTACTTGACCGAATCCTCGATCATCGGCTCCTGCCGCACGAACTGGATGCGGCCACGGCGCACGCGCCGCTCGGTGACGCGCGCGCGCTGGCCGCCGAGGAAGATCACCGGGGAATTCTCGACCCGCGCGCACTGCACGGCGGGCATCATGTTCGCCATGCCCGGCCCCAGCGTGCCGATGCACAGACCCGGCTTGCCGGTCATCCGGCTCGCGGCCTCGGCCATGAAGCCGGCTGCCGCCTCGTGGTGCGGTGCGACAACCGTCCAGCCGCGCTTTTCCGCCTCGAGGAAGAGGTGCACGAAGTTGGGATCGGGAATACCGAAGAGCGTGTTCACGCCCTCGGCCTCGAACAGGTCCAGAATGCGCTTGTAGACCGGCGTTCCCATTATCAATTCCCTCTTTCCCGAAGTCTGTCTTGTTGTCCGATTGGGCGAGCGCTCTTGCCCGGACAAGAATCGCGGGGGCAAAACCGCGAGTGCGATGCCGGGCAGCGCTGGGGCGATCCGAGGGTGCCCGGGTGCCCCTGCAGCGGTGTCTTCCCGCGCCTCGTCAGTCCCCCAGCAGGCGCGGCGCACCGCGCCCGATGAAATTGGCGAGGTTGCGGTGCAGGTTGATGACCTTCTGCTCCTGGTGCGGGTTGGGCAGTGGCCCGCGAAAGCCGCTCGACTTCATGCCCTTGTGCACGAAGGCCATGTTGGCGAAGTCCTGCGCCAGCACCGCGCCCCAGTTCTCGCCGGTGGGGTCGGCATAGACCCATTCGGTCTCGGGTTCCTCACCCTCGGGGAAGCGCTCGAGCGCATAGCTCTCGAAGATGCACTTATTGGGGTCGTCACCGTAGGGACGCACGCGGTAGCACAGCGCGAAGGTCACTCCGTGCAGGATGTTCTGGTTGGGAAACAGCCCCCAGGCGAGCCCGGCCTCGGCCATCACATCGCTGGGAATCTCGGGCCAGGTCACGCCGCGCGCGGCATCGTCGGCCTTGGCCGATTTCATCCAGTGCGCGATCACCTCTGCGGGCGTGGCGCTCTCGGGCAGTTCGTCCTGCAGCCGGCTCGCCGCCTTGACCAGTGTCTCGGTCGAGGCGGAATAGTTCACCGTCTCGTAGTTTTCCTTGATCAGCTGGTAGGTCGAGACGCGCGGATCGAGCCCGGCCTTGCCCGAACGCGTGGTGCCCGAACTCTCGTTCATCTTGTAATTCTCGTCGCGGGTATCGTAGCCCGAGACCGAATGCAGGCCGTACTGCTTCGAATAGGCGTAGTAGTCGCCGTAGCGCAGCAGCTGGCTGTGCGTTCCGGCGACGTGATAGGGCTCGAGGAAGGCCTCGATCGCGACTTTCCAGTTACAGTCGTAGATCGCCCACTGGCGCCACTTGTAGCGCATTTTCGCCAGTTCGAAGTGATCGAGGATCTCGCCCGCACGCCCCATCCACTCGCCAAGCGGCATGCAGTCGGGGTCCATGTTGATGTAGATGTAGCCACCCCAGGTATCGACCTTGACCGGCGAGAGGCAGGTCATTTCGGGGGTCAGCTCGTTGTTCCAGTCCTGCGGGTCGAGCACGAAGGTGTTGTTGCCGTCGGTGTCGAAGCCCCAGCCGTGGAAGCCGCAGGTAAAGCCGCGCCGACCCGATCCGCGCACGTCGTGGACCTTGCCGGGCAGCATGTCGGGGACCGAGACGAGCTGGCGCCCACGATGCGGGCAGACATTGTGGAAAGCGCGCAGCGAACCGTCGCCATGGCGCAGGACGATCACGGACTCGTCGGCGACGTCGTAGGTCAGCCAGTCGCCCGGTTCGGGCAGGTCGGTCTCGCGCTCGACCATCTGCCACACCTTGGGCCACAGGTGCTTCTTCTCGTCCTCGAGATAGTCGCGCGAGAAGAACGCCTCGGTCGGGTAGGTCACCCGCCGCTCGGCGTCCATGTCCGCGCCGGTGATGTTGCCGCTGTCGAACGGCCCCTTCTTCGATGAAACCTCGTTCATGGCGGCTCTCCGCTTGGCTATTGTGCGTCCTGCG
This sequence is a window from Novosphingobium aureum. Protein-coding genes within it:
- a CDS encoding aromatic ring-hydroxylating oxygenase subunit alpha, translated to MNEVSSKKGPFDSGNITGADMDAERRVTYPTEAFFSRDYLEDEKKHLWPKVWQMVERETDLPEPGDWLTYDVADESVIVLRHGDGSLRAFHNVCPHRGRQLVSVPDMLPGKVHDVRGSGRRGFTCGFHGWGFDTDGNNTFVLDPQDWNNELTPEMTCLSPVKVDTWGGYIYINMDPDCMPLGEWMGRAGEILDHFELAKMRYKWRQWAIYDCNWKVAIEAFLEPYHVAGTHSQLLRYGDYYAYSKQYGLHSVSGYDTRDENYKMNESSGTTRSGKAGLDPRVSTYQLIKENYETVNYSASTETLVKAASRLQDELPESATPAEVIAHWMKSAKADDAARGVTWPEIPSDVMAEAGLAWGLFPNQNILHGVTFALCYRVRPYGDDPNKCIFESYALERFPEGEEPETEWVYADPTGENWGAVLAQDFANMAFVHKGMKSSGFRGPLPNPHQEQKVINLHRNLANFIGRGAPRLLGD